A stretch of DNA from Williamwhitmania taraxaci:
GCCTTCGGAAAAAGATTACCGTGACAAGAAGGTAGGACCATACGTTGCAAAGTATATGGCCGGAGCAGTGGGTATGGATACCGAAAACAGAATGCGCATCCTTCGCCTTATCGAAAATATGACGTTAGGAACAGCAGCCGTTGGCTACCGTACCGAGTCGATGCACGGAGCCGGTTCGCCACAGGCACAACGCATCATGATTTCCCGCCAATCGAACCTCGAAGCAAAGAAAGGCTTTGCCAAGAACATTGCGAAGATTGACGATTCGAAGAACAAATAGGTGAAAGACGGGAGTCAGAAGATCGTTCTAACAAGTTTAAGTGGAGACATCTTTCTTAAACCAATTGGAACAAAAATCTTCGGACTCTAGTCACATCACCACAAAATTAATCAAAAGAGGTGGGCGATTCAGAGAAAAGCGCCTACCAACAAAAGTAAAAACAGGAGGCACTTCTGAGAAAAGTGTCCTCCAACAAGAGTGAAAAGGTCTCGGACAAGAGTGAAACGCAGTATTTAAGAGGAACGTTGTTATGTCTTGGGAAACAATTTACAACAGCAAGCTGACCACCGCAAATCTGGCGGTGGCGGCCATAAAGAACAATTCGAGGCTGGTGTTTGGTCACGCAGCAGGAGCACCGCAAGCCATTGAGCAAGCCTTGGTTGAGAACAAGGAGCGCTTTAGCAACCTAGAGATTGTGCACATGCTCAACCTAGGCGGAGCAAACTACCTACAACCGGGAATGGAGAAACATTTTCGCCATAACGCCATATTCGTGGGCGGTACCTCACGGGAAGCCGTTATGGAAAACCGCGCCGACTTTACTCCTTGCTTTTTTCACGAACTACCACGCCTCTTCAAGGAAAACATCCTAGAGGTAGATGTGGCTGTTATTCAAGTAACCCGTCCAAATGCGGACGGTTATTGTAGCTTTGGAGTATCGTGCGACTATACAAAACCGGCAGCAGAGGTGGCCAAAATGGTTATCGCCGAAGCCAACGACCAGATGCCATTCGTGGGTGGCGACAACCTCATCCACGTTTCAAAAATCGACTACATTGTTGAAACATCGAACCCCATCTTCGAGCTGCCCCTCCCTAAGATTGGAGAGGTAGAAAAGGCTATTGGCGAAAACTGCGCCACACTTATAGAGGATGGATCAACGCTTCAGTTGGGTATTGGAGCAATCCCCGATGCCGTGCTCATGTTCCTTAAGGAGAAAAAAGA
This window harbors:
- a CDS encoding acetyl-CoA hydrolase/transferase family protein, whose translation is MSWETIYNSKLTTANLAVAAIKNNSRLVFGHAAGAPQAIEQALVENKERFSNLEIVHMLNLGGANYLQPGMEKHFRHNAIFVGGTSREAVMENRADFTPCFFHELPRLFKENILEVDVAVIQVTRPNADGYCSFGVSCDYTKPAAEVAKMVIAEANDQMPFVGGDNLIHVSKIDYIVETSNPIFELPLPKIGEVEKAIGENCATLIEDGSTLQLGIGAIPDAVLMFLKEKKDLGIHSEMFSDGLIDLIEQGVVNGSKKSIHKGEMVATFLMGSKRLYDFVNNNDKVKLYPVDYVNHPTVIMQNEKMISINSCIEVDLMGQVVSESIGLKQFSGVGGQVDFIRGVAMSKNGKSIIAVPSTASAGKRSRIVPFVATGAAITTSRNDVDYIVTEYGIAHLRGRTLRQRALSLIAIAHPDFRAELTVEFNNRFATAK